Below is a window of Flavobacterium sp. N2820 DNA.
GTTAGCATACACGCTTTAGCACGTTGAGCTACATTATTTAAGTTAATACTATTAGTTACCGATTCATTACGCTGAACATAATGAAGTACTATTCCATTGTAATAGGCAGCACATTGCATATTCCACGCCATTTGTGTTATTGCAATATTATCTTCTCCAAATGTAATATCATTAGGAATATCTAATTTGCATTTTTGCATAATTTCCTTATTTATTAAACATCCCGTTATATAAAAAAAAGTGTTTTCAAAGCAATATTTTAAAAATGTGATATTATTTATTACTGTAAAACTTGGAAATACCATTTCGTAATTCTGCAAAGAATTTTCATACTCTATGATAAAATTTCCAAATACATAATCTGCTTTGTTTTGTTCAGCTATGCTGAATAATTTTGCTAAAGCATCATCTTCAATATAATCATCTCCATCAAGAAAAAAAACATATTTCCCTTTAGCTATTGCCAACCCAGTATTTCTGGCTGATGTTACACCCCCATTTTCTTTGTGAATAGCAATTATCCTATTATCTTCCAATGCTTTTTTGTTAATAATAGTTTTTGAATTATCGGGAGAACCATCATTGACAACAATAATTTCAATTTCGATCAAAGTTTGGGATTGGCAAGAACTGATTGTGCGATCTATGTATTTCTCAACTTTATATACAGGTATAATAACTGAAACTTTTATCATTATTAATTTGGGGATTTAAATAGATACTAAAAACAGCAAGTATTATTTAAGTTTAAATTATTATCAACATTAATTATGTTTTAATTTGACACTGTGTTTTTAGGATTATTTTTTTTTAATGCAATATTGTAGTTAAGAATAAAGTAATTTCCTTCCTTTAATTTTTAAAATCAAAATAATAAGCTGTATTAAATTTTGAAACATTTTCAGCAAATTATTCTTTAGTAGATGGGAAAAAGCTTGATTTATGGCAGATTGTCTCGCATTAACACACCTTAAGGCATTCATTTTTTCCGCAAATTCAATGTAATACTTTGATATATTGTTTTTTGAAAAAAGTTTGATTTCTTCTTCTCTAATGTTTAAAATGAAATTATTATGTAAATTATCTCTTTCTTCAAAAACAATGTCACTCAGTTTTATGGTATCTTGATTATCATGTATCCGAGAATAAACTAATATACATGGCAAATGAATGAAATGGAATTTTGCAGAAAACCTAAACCAAAGCTCATAATCTTGAGTAGTCCGTAATGAAGTATTGAATACGCCACACTCTTCAAAACAAATCCTAGGAATTAGTAAGGTGCAGCCATGAACTAAACCATTTACTATAAATGCTGGTCTGAATTCTTCAGGAGTATAATGAGGAAATTTATTTACCGAAATAAACTTTGAATCTTTATCTATATATTCAATATCGGAGTATAATAATACATTTTTGGCCTTATTTTTTATTAGAAAATTTATTTGGCTTTCGATTTTTTCGGGAAAATATTTATCATCATGGCTTAACCATGAAAAATAATCACCTTTCATTTCTTGTATACCAAGGTTTAACGCAGTAGACACCCCTCCATTCTCTTTTTCAAAATATCGAATCGTATTTCCATAAGAACATGCTACCTTTTTTGTTTCACCAAAATCATTAGAACCATCATTAACAACTATAATTTCAATATTTGAATAAGTTTGTGCCAAAG
It encodes the following:
- a CDS encoding glycosyltransferase family 2 protein — translated: MIKVSVIIPVYKVEKYIDRTISSCQSQTLIEIEIIVVNDGSPDNSKTIINKKALEDNRIIAIHKENGGVTSARNTGLAIAKGKYVFFLDGDDYIEDDALAKLFSIAEQNKADYVFGNFIIEYENSLQNYEMVFPSFTVINNITFLKYCFENTFFYITGCLINKEIMQKCKLDIPNDITFGEDNIAITQMAWNMQCAAYYNGIVLHYVQRNESVTNSINLNNVAQRAKACMLTVDYAVKQRFYNSIKPEIDYFMSKEQVSFILYGYWSDELSKYCTPSVLLQPKICLKLGAKRVFILLGIFISPTFTSKVYDFLRMIKRFRQ
- a CDS encoding glycosyltransferase, giving the protein MNNFPLVSIVIPVYNGSNYLAEAIDSALAQTYSNIEIIVVNDGSNDFGETKKVACSYGNTIRYFEKENGGVSTALNLGIQEMKGDYFSWLSHDDKYFPEKIESQINFLIKNKAKNVLLYSDIEYIDKDSKFISVNKFPHYTPEEFRPAFIVNGLVHGCTLLIPRICFEECGVFNTSLRTTQDYELWFRFSAKFHFIHLPCILVYSRIHDNQDTIKLSDIVFEERDNLHNNFILNIREEEIKLFSKNNISKYYIEFAEKMNALRCVNARQSAINQAFSHLLKNNLLKMFQNLIQLIILILKIKGRKLLYS